The following are encoded together in the Amyelois transitella isolate CPQ chromosome 6, ilAmyTran1.1, whole genome shotgun sequence genome:
- the LOC132901871 gene encoding uncharacterized protein LOC132901871, producing the protein MKFLIIFVLVLALAGASIFLNKSRYQYTIIVVDDLGDNQANTLDNLITATGVVALESCANGLCDFLCKLYGWLHGRCISGSECQCYN; encoded by the exons ATGAAGTTCCTGATAATTTTTGTTCTTGTATTAGCCCTTGCCGGGGCTAGTATTTTTCTCAATAAGTCAAGGTACCAATATACCATAATCGTAGTTGATGACTTGGGAGACAATCAAG ccAATACTTTGGATAACCTAATTACAGCCACGGGTGTGGTGGCCCTTGAGAGTTGCGCCAACGGCTTGTGTGATTTTCTTTGCAAGTTATACGGATGGCTGCACGGACGGTGCATTTCAGGGAGCGAGTGtcaatgttataattaa